The proteins below are encoded in one region of Clostridium fermenticellae:
- a CDS encoding DUF3343 domain-containing protein has translation MKKTRYYILFPSHTDAIRMEELLKNEKIGYTIVPTPREISLCCGISIMYNKCDEEKIKELIDLNKINTSGLHSIVHEFKNPYL, from the coding sequence ATGAAAAAAACCAGGTATTATATATTATTTCCATCACACACTGATGCAATAAGGATGGAGGAACTTCTGAAAAATGAAAAGATAGGATATACTATAGTTCCGACACCAAGAGAAATTTCGTTATGCTGTGGAATTTCTATAATGTACAATAAATGTGATGAAGAAAAAATAAAAGAGTTGATAGATTTAAACAAAATTAATACATCGGGTCTTCACTCTATAGTTCATGAGTTTAAAAATCCTTATTTATAG
- a CDS encoding acyl-CoA dehydratase activase: MFYVGIDIGSTASKVCVFKDDKIQCNFVYPTGWSSVKIADEIKARLSDLGINKDNCKIVATGYGRVSVPYADKTITEITCHGKGAYYLTGENCTVIDIGGQDTKIITVQDGNITNFTMNDKCAAGTGRFLELMANTLGLGIDEMSNMARSGSGITISSMCTVFAESEVISLIGSNKRREDIAYGVIDSITNKVKALCQKHSEGFNYFLSGGLSDNSYIVERLSEKLQGNVKTHPLGRYAGAIGAALMSKKI; encoded by the coding sequence ATGTTTTACGTTGGAATAGATATAGGATCTACTGCTTCTAAGGTATGTGTATTTAAAGATGATAAAATTCAATGTAATTTTGTTTATCCAACGGGTTGGAGCAGTGTCAAAATAGCAGATGAGATAAAAGCAAGATTATCTGATTTGGGAATTAACAAGGATAACTGTAAGATTGTAGCCACAGGTTATGGCAGGGTATCAGTGCCATATGCTGATAAAACTATAACTGAGATAACCTGTCATGGTAAGGGAGCATATTATCTTACGGGAGAAAATTGTACTGTTATAGATATAGGTGGCCAGGATACTAAGATAATAACTGTTCAAGATGGCAATATAACTAATTTTACAATGAATGATAAATGCGCTGCAGGCACCGGTAGATTTTTGGAACTTATGGCTAATACACTTGGACTTGGTATAGATGAGATGAGTAATATGGCTAGATCCGGAAGCGGAATAACCATAAGTTCAATGTGTACTGTTTTTGCTGAGTCAGAGGTCATAAGTTTGATTGGAAGTAATAAAAGAAGAGAAGATATAGCATATGGAGTTATAGATTCAATAACAAATAAAGTTAAAGCTTTGTGTCAAAAGCACTCAGAAGGATTTAATTATTTTCTAAGTGGAGGTCTCAGTGACAATAGTTATATAGTTGAAAGACTTTCTGAAAAGTTACAAGGCAATGTGAAGACACATCCGCTTGGGAGATATGCTGGAGCAATTGGAGCTGCGCTTATGTCTAAAAAGATTTGA
- the pyrB gene encoding aspartate carbamoyltransferase: protein MLKGRSLIDPMDFSPGELDEIFDLASQIIKSPESFSHVCDGKILATLFYEPSTRTRFSFEAAMLRLGGKVIGFSEPGSSSVSKGESVADTVRVVGCYADIIAMRHPKEGAPKVASIYSTIPVINAGDGGHQHPTQTLTDLLTIKSIKGSLDNLTIGLCGDLKFGRTVHSLIKAMSRYQNNRFILISPNELKVPDYIINELKNHHIEFEEMERLEDTIGSLDILYMTRVQKERFFNEEDYIRLKDSYILDSKKMDTAPKDMIVLHPLPRVNEISGEVDGDKRACYFKQAKYGMYVRMALMAELLGVNNLRED, encoded by the coding sequence ATGTTAAAAGGAAGAAGTTTAATTGATCCAATGGATTTTTCACCTGGAGAGTTAGATGAGATTTTTGATTTAGCAAGCCAAATAATAAAATCACCAGAAAGTTTTTCACATGTGTGCGATGGGAAAATACTAGCAACGTTATTTTATGAACCTAGTACAAGAACCAGGTTTAGCTTTGAGGCTGCAATGTTAAGGCTCGGTGGGAAAGTTATAGGATTTTCAGAACCTGGCTCAAGCTCGGTTTCAAAAGGTGAGAGTGTAGCAGATACCGTGAGGGTTGTGGGCTGCTATGCAGATATAATTGCTATGAGACATCCTAAGGAGGGTGCACCGAAGGTTGCTTCGATATATTCTACAATACCTGTTATAAATGCTGGAGATGGAGGACATCAGCATCCAACACAAACACTCACGGATTTATTAACAATCAAATCAATAAAAGGCAGTTTAGATAACCTTACTATAGGCCTTTGCGGAGACTTAAAGTTTGGGAGAACTGTTCATTCTTTAATAAAAGCTATGTCAAGGTATCAAAATAATAGATTTATTTTAATATCTCCTAATGAATTAAAAGTTCCAGATTATATAATAAATGAATTAAAAAATCACCATATTGAATTTGAGGAGATGGAAAGGTTGGAGGACACTATTGGGTCTTTAGACATATTATACATGACTAGAGTTCAAAAAGAGAGATTCTTCAATGAAGAGGATTATATAAGACTTAAGGATAGCTATATACTGGATAGTAAAAAGATGGATACAGCACCTAAAGATATGATAGTATTACATCCGCTTCCCCGTGTAAATGAAATATCAGGTGAAGTGGATGGTGATAAAAGAGCATGCTACTTTAAACAAGCCAAATATGGAATGTATGTTAGAATGGCACTTATGGCTGAGCTTTTAGGCGTAAATAATTTACGGGAGGATTAA
- a CDS encoding aspartate carbamoyltransferase regulatory subunit, translated as MLTINSIKNGIVIDHIKAGHGIKIFNYLGLDRANYSVALIMNAESKKLGKKDIIKIENSMNLDFTVLGFLDPNVTIDVIKDENIDKKVKLTFPKKVTDIIKCKNPRCITSIERNLPHVFELIDEEKGEYKCQYCDEIYKAMDI; from the coding sequence ATGCTTACAATAAATAGTATTAAAAATGGTATAGTTATAGATCACATAAAGGCAGGTCATGGTATAAAAATATTCAATTACCTTGGACTTGACAGAGCCAACTATTCAGTGGCACTTATAATGAATGCTGAAAGTAAGAAGCTTGGTAAAAAGGACATAATAAAAATAGAAAATAGTATGAATTTAGATTTTACGGTATTAGGATTTCTAGACCCTAATGTAACTATAGATGTAATAAAAGATGAGAATATAGATAAAAAAGTAAAATTAACTTTCCCCAAAAAGGTTACCGATATTATAAAATGCAAAAATCCTAGATGTATAACTTCAATAGAGAGAAATTTACCGCATGTATTTGAACTTATAGATGAAGAAAAAGGAGAGTATAAGTGCCAGTACTGTGATGAAATTTATAAGGCAATGGATATATAA
- the pyrF gene encoding orotidine-5'-phosphate decarboxylase yields the protein MIIDKLYDSVKKKGHVCVGLDTSMEYIPKWLLNKHTSIENAILEFNQSIIYDTLDVAACYKVQIAYYEALGLKGMTVYRKTLKYLRDKNAIIIADVKRGDIAKTAEMYAKAHFEGDFESDFVTLNPYMGLDGIESYLPYIENKDKGLFVLVRTSNEGASDVQYLKTESGEKVYDVVGNKINKLNLKYLGLNGYGPIGGVVGCTHTDEGVKIRKSLDKMFFLIPGYGAQGGKAGDVAVYFKSGNGGVVNSSRGILLAYRKASDGEKNFGGYARKEVIRMRDDIKSKL from the coding sequence ATGATTATAGATAAATTGTATGATAGTGTTAAAAAAAAGGGACATGTATGTGTCGGGTTAGATACATCTATGGAATATATACCTAAATGGCTGTTAAATAAACATACTTCAATTGAGAATGCAATTTTAGAATTCAATCAGAGTATCATTTATGATACATTGGATGTTGCTGCGTGTTATAAAGTTCAAATAGCATATTATGAAGCTCTTGGATTAAAGGGAATGACAGTTTATCGTAAGACACTAAAATATTTGAGGGACAAAAATGCGATTATAATAGCTGATGTAAAAAGAGGAGATATAGCAAAAACGGCTGAGATGTATGCAAAGGCCCACTTTGAAGGAGATTTTGAGAGCGATTTTGTAACACTAAATCCGTATATGGGGCTTGATGGAATAGAGTCATATCTTCCATACATTGAAAATAAAGATAAAGGTTTATTTGTACTTGTTAGAACATCTAATGAGGGTGCCTCTGATGTACAGTATTTAAAGACTGAATCAGGCGAAAAGGTATATGATGTGGTTGGAAACAAGATAAATAAGCTTAATTTAAAATATTTAGGATTAAATGGTTATGGACCTATAGGCGGAGTTGTTGGATGTACACATACAGATGAAGGAGTAAAAATAAGAAAAAGTTTGGATAAGATGTTTTTTCTTATACCAGGTTATGGTGCTCAAGGAGGAAAAGCTGGAGATGTGGCTGTTTATTTTAAGAGTGGAAATGGAGGAGTTGTAAACTCTTCAAGAGGCATTTTGCTTGCATATAGGAAAGCATCTGATGGAGAAAAAAATTTTGGTGGATATGCAAGAAAAGAAGTTATTAGAATGAGAGATGATATAAAGAGTAAATTATAA